From a single Pseudoalteromonas nigrifaciens genomic region:
- a CDS encoding NAD(P)-binding domain-containing protein, with protein MKKIAILGAGPSGLAQLRAFEAARLAGIENLPEVVCYEKQNDIGGMWNYTWRTGLDRNGEPVHGSMYRYLWSNGPKECLEFADYSFEEHFGRPIPSYPPREVLKDYIMGRINKQDIRKYIRFECPVRWVTFDDETQMFTVTVMNHKTGEQEVNEFDYVIVATGHFSTPNMPYFEGLEEYSGRVLHAHDFRDALEFKDSEVLLIGSSYSAEDIGTQCYKYGAKSVTISYRTKALGYNWPDGIAEMPLVTHFEGDVAHFIDGTSKRFDAVIMCTGYLFHFPFLPDELRLQTHNCLYPANLYKGVFWQPNPKLVYLGMQDQYFTFNMFDAQAWYVRDEILDRIKIPALAARQEDEKNWLAKYDEVTNVEGSIDYQAAYIRDLTNATDYPEFAVEKQADILKEWQKDKQQDIMCFREKAYRSTLTNTLAPELPVPWLDVLDDSLEYFLELSATHTIEKSKAS; from the coding sequence ATGAAAAAAATTGCTATTTTGGGCGCAGGTCCAAGCGGTTTGGCACAATTACGTGCATTTGAAGCAGCTCGTTTAGCCGGTATTGAGAATTTACCGGAAGTTGTTTGTTACGAAAAACAAAATGATATTGGTGGCATGTGGAACTATACATGGCGCACTGGGCTAGACAGAAATGGTGAGCCGGTACATGGCAGTATGTATCGTTATCTTTGGTCTAACGGACCAAAAGAATGCTTAGAATTTGCTGATTATTCTTTTGAAGAACATTTTGGTAGACCTATTCCTTCGTATCCCCCTCGTGAAGTGCTTAAAGACTACATAATGGGGCGTATTAACAAGCAAGATATTCGTAAATACATTCGCTTTGAGTGCCCGGTTCGTTGGGTTACATTTGACGACGAAACACAAATGTTTACTGTAACGGTTATGAACCATAAAACCGGCGAGCAGGAAGTGAATGAGTTTGATTATGTTATTGTTGCTACAGGTCATTTCTCTACACCAAACATGCCTTATTTTGAAGGGCTAGAAGAGTATTCTGGTCGAGTATTACATGCTCATGACTTTAGAGATGCGCTAGAATTTAAAGATTCAGAAGTTTTACTTATAGGCAGTAGCTATTCTGCCGAAGATATAGGTACGCAGTGTTATAAGTATGGCGCTAAATCGGTAACTATAAGCTACCGTACTAAAGCACTTGGCTATAATTGGCCAGACGGCATTGCAGAAATGCCACTTGTGACCCACTTTGAAGGGGACGTTGCGCATTTTATAGATGGCACTAGTAAGCGCTTTGATGCTGTGATTATGTGTACTGGGTATTTATTTCATTTTCCATTTTTACCTGACGAACTACGTTTACAAACACATAACTGTTTGTATCCGGCAAACTTGTATAAGGGTGTTTTTTGGCAGCCAAACCCTAAGTTAGTTTATTTAGGCATGCAAGATCAGTACTTCACTTTTAATATGTTTGATGCGCAAGCATGGTATGTACGCGACGAAATTTTAGACAGAATAAAAATACCAGCATTAGCAGCACGACAAGAAGATGAAAAAAATTGGTTAGCTAAGTACGATGAAGTAACGAATGTTGAAGGCTCTATTGATTATCAAGCAGCGTATATTCGTGATTTAACTAATGCCACAGATTACCCTGAATTTGCAGTTGAAAAACAGGCAGATATTCTCAAAGAATGGCAAAAAGATAAACAACAAGACATTATGTGTTTTAGAGAAAAAGCGTATCGCTCTACTTTAACAAATACCTTGGCACCTGAGCTTCCTGTGCCGTGGTTAGATGTACTTGATGATTCATTAGAATACTTTTTAGAATTATCGGCTACTCACACCATAGAAAAAAGTAAAGCGAGCTAG
- the nhaD gene encoding sodium:proton antiporter NhaD — protein MKSLLRGFNIVCIAMLFFCSPVWAAQGQLDLTSSSIGWFCIGIFLIAYTVVMLEEKLHLRKSKPVLVAAGLIWILIGAYYVSHDITELTETAFRHNLLEFAELMLFLLVAMTYINALEERGVFDALRAWMIRKGFNYKNLFWITGFLAFFISPIADNLTTALLMCAVVMKVAEGDKPFINISCINIVIAANAGGAFSPFGDITTLMVWQAGLVHFNEFLVLFLPALVNYLVPAAIMSFYVADKHPTAQYEAVELKRGAVRILVLFLLTIATAVACHSFLNLPPVLGMMMGLGYLQFFGYFLRMTLPGSLARKRAHAEQLGDQERLAKLGSVVPFDVFSRVQRAEWDTLLFFYGIVMCVGGLGFLGYLNFMSEMLYGNWSTTTANVFLGVISAVIDNIPVMFAVLSMDPEMSHGQWLLITLTAGVGGSLLSIGSAAGVALMGQARGYYTFFGHLKWTPVIALGYGASIILHLWLNASLF, from the coding sequence ATGAAGAGTTTGTTACGGGGGTTCAACATAGTATGTATTGCTATGTTGTTTTTTTGCTCGCCAGTTTGGGCTGCGCAAGGGCAGTTAGATTTAACATCATCGAGTATTGGTTGGTTTTGTATTGGTATATTTTTAATTGCTTATACCGTGGTTATGCTCGAGGAAAAGCTACATTTAAGAAAGTCGAAACCAGTATTGGTTGCAGCAGGATTAATTTGGATATTAATAGGTGCCTATTACGTTAGCCATGATATTACTGAACTTACCGAAACTGCATTTAGGCATAATTTACTTGAGTTTGCCGAGCTTATGCTCTTTTTACTAGTCGCTATGACCTACATAAATGCGCTAGAAGAAAGAGGAGTATTTGATGCATTGCGCGCTTGGATGATCCGTAAAGGCTTTAACTATAAAAATTTATTTTGGATAACCGGTTTTTTAGCATTTTTTATCTCCCCGATTGCCGACAACCTTACCACCGCGTTATTAATGTGTGCAGTGGTAATGAAAGTTGCCGAAGGTGATAAGCCATTTATAAACATCAGCTGTATTAATATTGTTATTGCGGCTAATGCGGGCGGCGCATTTAGCCCCTTTGGCGACATAACCACGCTAATGGTGTGGCAAGCTGGATTGGTGCATTTTAACGAGTTTTTAGTGCTGTTTTTACCTGCTTTAGTTAATTACTTAGTGCCCGCAGCCATTATGAGCTTTTATGTTGCCGATAAGCACCCAACCGCACAATACGAAGCGGTTGAGCTAAAACGCGGCGCAGTGCGAATATTAGTGTTGTTTTTACTTACCATAGCCACTGCCGTTGCTTGCCATAGCTTTTTAAACCTGCCACCAGTATTAGGTATGATGATGGGGCTAGGCTATTTACAGTTTTTTGGTTATTTTTTAAGAATGACTTTACCAGGATCACTGGCACGTAAAAGAGCCCATGCAGAGCAGTTGGGCGATCAAGAACGATTAGCTAAACTAGGCAGTGTTGTACCATTTGACGTATTTAGTAGAGTGCAACGGGCAGAGTGGGACACGTTATTATTTTTTTACGGTATTGTTATGTGCGTGGGTGGCTTAGGGTTTTTAGGTTATTTAAACTTTATGTCTGAGATGCTATACGGCAATTGGTCTACTACAACGGCAAATGTTTTTCTTGGGGTGATTTCTGCAGTGATCGATAATATACCGGTTATGTTTGCGGTATTATCTATGGATCCTGAAATGTCGCATGGGCAATGGTTGCTGATCACTTTAACTGCGGGGGTAGGCGGTAGTTTACTCTCGATTGGCTCGGCTGCGGGAGTGGCATTAATGGGGCAAGCACGCGGCTACTATACTTTTTTTGGTCACCTAAAGTGGACGCCTGTGATTGCGTTAGGTTACGGGGCCAGCATAATACTGCACTTATGGCTTAACGCATCATTATTTTAA
- a CDS encoding MAPEG family protein, giving the protein MTNIALSAYLAFYLYLIMLLVQWAVATFSKAKQPNAVPGKISDDLSHDSFIFRAHRTFHNTLENSALFIGTVLFAFVINYQSPIFALCVWIYVIARLIHMVLYYAIATNKNPSPRSYFFLIGVLANVVMLVMVGLRLIA; this is encoded by the coding sequence ATGACTAATATTGCACTTTCGGCGTATTTGGCGTTTTACCTGTATTTAATTATGTTGCTTGTACAGTGGGCGGTAGCAACTTTTAGCAAAGCAAAACAGCCTAATGCAGTGCCGGGTAAAATAAGTGACGATTTATCTCACGATAGTTTTATATTTAGAGCACACCGTACTTTTCACAATACCCTTGAAAATAGTGCGTTATTTATAGGAACAGTGTTGTTTGCTTTTGTAATAAATTATCAAAGCCCAATATTTGCACTATGTGTATGGATATACGTTATTGCGCGATTAATTCATATGGTGCTGTACTACGCAATTGCTACTAATAAAAATCCTAGCCCACGTAGCTACTTCTTTTTAATTGGCGTACTTGCCAATGTTGTGATGCTAGTAATGGTAGGCTTAAGGTTAATTGCCTAA
- a CDS encoding endonuclease/exonuclease/phosphatase family protein, with the protein MFNYLEPPNAYYEFEKIYTAQQWAKKQQWIIDYLTEHAPDVIGFQEVFSIESLQELVRGQGYEHFAVVDTPEVIDDFIYKRPVVAIAAKYPIVEVAAVQHDNELVATLGLSADFTFSRKVLRATVTLPHIGNTDCYVVHFKSKRPMIEVDEHNKALSPEKNIIEILKANVAGGWGSTIQRGSEATLLMIQMIARREATQQPMILMGDFNNSIADGVLSHMLTNTLRFAPAFDAKTYLAKYCLNDAWDLFTKSQLASAESQAPTDDLRVDGHIASVVIEQGDANNVAKPATPRTPTHYYGASSSVLDYILLSSEFDASYHDSFFEVSDYNTYDRHLINPVFERDDLSTDHGVVIVSLTLRS; encoded by the coding sequence TTGTTTAATTACCTTGAGCCACCCAATGCATACTATGAGTTTGAGAAAATTTATACCGCGCAACAGTGGGCTAAAAAGCAGCAGTGGATTATTGATTATTTAACAGAGCACGCACCTGATGTGATTGGTTTTCAGGAAGTGTTTAGTATTGAGTCGTTACAAGAATTAGTACGTGGGCAAGGTTATGAGCACTTTGCAGTGGTAGATACGCCCGAGGTGATTGACGACTTTATTTATAAACGACCCGTAGTGGCAATTGCCGCAAAATATCCTATTGTTGAAGTGGCTGCGGTGCAGCACGATAATGAACTTGTAGCTACCCTTGGGCTTAGTGCTGATTTTACATTTAGCCGCAAGGTATTAAGAGCCACAGTAACTTTGCCGCACATAGGTAATACCGATTGTTATGTGGTGCATTTTAAATCTAAACGCCCAATGATTGAGGTTGATGAGCACAATAAAGCACTTTCGCCCGAAAAGAACATAATTGAGATTTTAAAAGCGAATGTAGCGGGTGGCTGGGGATCAACTATTCAGCGCGGCAGCGAAGCCACATTATTAATGATACAAATGATTGCGCGCCGCGAAGCTACGCAGCAGCCTATGATTTTAATGGGCGACTTTAATAACAGCATAGCTGATGGTGTGTTAAGCCACATGCTTACTAATACACTGCGTTTTGCACCTGCTTTTGACGCTAAAACTTACCTTGCTAAATATTGTTTAAATGATGCATGGGACTTATTTACAAAGTCGCAATTGGCAAGTGCTGAGTCACAAGCACCAACAGACGACTTGCGTGTTGATGGCCATATAGCGAGTGTTGTAATTGAGCAAGGTGATGCAAATAATGTAGCTAAGCCAGCAACTCCACGCACGCCAACCCATTATTATGGCGCGAGCAGTTCAGTGCTTGACTATATTTTATTGTCTAGTGAATTTGATGCCAGCTACCATGATAGCTTTTTTGAAGTAAGTGACTATAACACTTACGATCGGCATTTAATTAACCCAGTATTTGAGCGAGACGATTTAAGTACCGACCATGGGGTGGTTATAGTTAGTTTAACTTTGAGGTCGTAG
- a CDS encoding valine--pyruvate transaminase, with protein MNYSNFGTKFTQPNGITQLMEDLGSAKSSNNPNIVMLGGGNPALVPQVNEVFLSELQKLVASNKVSQVFGLYDGPTGNDEFRAALASQLSKKYAWDISANNVALGNGSQANFFVLFNMFAGEMPDGSHKKILFPLAPEYVGYADQGLSDDMFVAIKPDIEILNTGSTSKQFKYVINFKAVEKILANDSSISALCVSRPTNPTGNVITDDEVKHLDLLAKQYNIPLIIDNAYGDPFPGCIYTDANLTWNSNIILCMSLSKLGLPGLRSGIVVANNEIIKAIGRVNGSMVLSPNSIGPSLVTRLINDDELLPLCRNVVLPFYRNKAQIAIELFDEIFADMSVYLHKVEGAFFMWLWFKDAKITSETLYQKLKEQDVYVIPGHNFFIGIDDSWAHKHECIRINYATDEATLRKGLQTIKYLMA; from the coding sequence ATGAACTACTCAAACTTTGGCACTAAATTTACACAACCCAACGGCATTACTCAGTTAATGGAAGACTTAGGCAGTGCTAAAAGCAGTAACAATCCTAATATTGTTATGCTTGGTGGCGGTAACCCTGCATTAGTACCACAAGTAAATGAGGTTTTTTTAAGTGAGTTACAAAAGCTCGTTGCCAGTAATAAAGTATCGCAAGTATTTGGCCTTTACGACGGCCCAACCGGTAACGACGAGTTTAGAGCTGCATTAGCAAGCCAACTAAGTAAAAAATATGCATGGGATATAAGCGCCAATAACGTAGCACTTGGTAATGGCAGCCAAGCTAACTTTTTTGTGCTGTTTAATATGTTTGCAGGCGAAATGCCTGATGGCAGCCATAAAAAGATTTTATTTCCCCTCGCGCCAGAATACGTAGGTTATGCCGACCAAGGTTTATCGGACGATATGTTTGTTGCCATAAAGCCCGATATCGAAATTTTAAATACCGGTAGCACATCTAAACAATTTAAATACGTTATTAATTTTAAAGCGGTTGAAAAAATATTAGCAAACGACAGCAGTATCAGCGCGCTGTGCGTATCGCGCCCTACCAATCCAACCGGTAATGTAATAACCGATGATGAAGTAAAACACCTTGATTTACTCGCTAAGCAATACAACATTCCACTCATTATAGATAACGCATATGGCGATCCATTCCCGGGCTGTATTTACACCGACGCAAACCTAACCTGGAACTCAAACATAATTTTATGTATGTCGCTTTCAAAGCTTGGCTTACCGGGTTTACGCAGCGGTATTGTGGTTGCAAACAATGAAATTATTAAAGCAATTGGCCGCGTAAATGGCAGCATGGTTTTATCGCCAAATAGTATAGGCCCAAGCTTAGTTACCCGTTTAATTAACGACGACGAACTACTGCCGCTGTGTCGTAATGTTGTGTTGCCTTTTTATCGTAATAAAGCACAAATAGCGATTGAACTGTTTGATGAAATATTTGCCGATATGAGTGTTTACTTGCATAAAGTTGAAGGCGCATTTTTTATGTGGCTGTGGTTTAAAGATGCAAAAATAACAAGCGAAACACTATACCAAAAGCTTAAAGAGCAAGATGTGTATGTAATTCCTGGACACAACTTTTTTATTGGCATTGACGATAGCTGGGCGCACAAGCACGAGTGTATTCGCATTAACTATGCAACCGATGAAGCAACACTACGCAAAGGTTTACAAACCATAAAGTATTTAATGGCGTAA
- a CDS encoding Nramp family divalent metal transporter, with the protein MRLGPGLLVTAAFIGPGTITTASVAGANFGFALIWTLLFSVIATILLQSMAARLGVATGKDLAQALRAHIHTPVLKVLASFLVISAIGVGSAAYEAGNLSGASMGLIKIFPTINAQIWTPLIAFISALLLYSGKHKVVENALILLVILMSLVFISTLVMAAPPISQVLAGFIPTMPEGSVTTVLALIGTTIVPYNLFLHSGVLAAKYNNNSDKRKIIKQTNIDTSLSITLGGVITLAILSTASVAFYGTDAGKVSAANMAVQLEPLLGGAAHYFFAIGLFAAGLTSAITAPLAGAYAVCGMLGWSNKMQSSRFKSVALVILLFGAAVASLGLDPVAVIIFAQAANGLLLPIITVYLLWLVNQKAVMGNYTNSVLLNLITVPILLLIFGLSSYKLISLIF; encoded by the coding sequence ATGCGATTAGGACCAGGACTACTAGTCACCGCAGCCTTTATAGGACCAGGCACCATAACGACTGCTAGCGTAGCAGGTGCAAACTTTGGCTTTGCACTTATCTGGACATTACTTTTTTCAGTAATAGCCACTATATTATTACAATCTATGGCTGCTCGCCTTGGCGTAGCAACAGGCAAAGATCTTGCTCAAGCACTGCGCGCGCATATTCATACCCCAGTGCTTAAAGTGCTCGCTAGCTTTTTGGTAATAAGCGCCATTGGCGTGGGCAGCGCCGCCTATGAAGCGGGTAACCTTAGTGGCGCTAGCATGGGTTTAATAAAGATATTTCCGACAATAAATGCGCAAATATGGACGCCGCTCATTGCTTTTATTAGCGCATTGTTACTGTACAGCGGAAAACATAAAGTGGTAGAAAACGCGCTCATTTTATTAGTGATTTTAATGAGCTTAGTGTTTATTTCTACTTTAGTTATGGCTGCTCCGCCTATAAGCCAAGTACTAGCGGGTTTTATTCCTACTATGCCTGAGGGCTCTGTTACCACTGTACTTGCACTGATTGGCACCACCATAGTACCTTATAATTTATTTTTGCATTCAGGAGTGCTCGCAGCAAAGTACAACAATAATAGCGATAAACGTAAAATAATTAAGCAAACAAATATCGATACCAGCTTATCAATCACTTTAGGTGGAGTGATCACTTTGGCTATTTTATCTACCGCCTCGGTGGCTTTTTATGGTACCGACGCAGGTAAAGTTAGCGCAGCAAATATGGCAGTACAGCTTGAGCCATTATTAGGTGGCGCTGCCCATTACTTTTTTGCTATTGGTTTATTTGCTGCAGGTTTAACTAGTGCAATTACTGCTCCTTTAGCGGGAGCCTATGCAGTTTGCGGAATGCTTGGTTGGTCTAACAAAATGCAAAGTAGCCGTTTCAAATCGGTAGCACTGGTTATCTTATTGTTTGGCGCAGCTGTTGCCTCTTTGGGGTTAGATCCGGTTGCCGTGATCATTTTTGCCCAAGCTGCTAATGGCTTATTACTGCCTATTATTACTGTTTATTTACTCTGGTTGGTAAATCAAAAAGCGGTGATGGGCAATTACACCAATTCTGTGTTATTAAACCTTATCACTGTGCCTATATTACTGCTTATATTTGGCTTAAGCAGCTACAAGCTGATTAGTTTGATTTTTTAA
- a CDS encoding PQQ-dependent sugar dehydrogenase codes for MLKMTWLSQLKIKFFSYISHASKGLPRKQCISFFTLLSLFAFSVNAGAALPKKQYSTKTLATQLQSPWSMVELANGTWLITERDGHVVIIKNNAQSRVKLNLEGLYLAGQGGLLDIVLSPDYSNSKEVIFTYAQGDANANRLVVAKATFNGTRFSKPQIIYKVATNKNTPQHYAGRALVLPDNTLLVSTGDGFDFREQAQVITSQLGKILRINLNGSIPTDNPFINHTNPNAHAVYSLGHRNPQGLVYDYDTQQIISHEHGPAGGDELNYLTAGTNYGWPVITYGRDYSQARISPFTQYPGMQKPSVNWTPSIAPSGMAYYGSKHAAFPSLQKHVLITTLVDKKLYAVNLANGEFTQSHIFPEATGRLRDVFVTTKGNVAILTDGEDAKLMLVKSN; via the coding sequence GTGTTAAAAATGACATGGTTATCTCAACTTAAAATAAAGTTTTTTTCTTATATAAGCCATGCTAGCAAAGGCTTACCCCGTAAACAATGTATCTCTTTTTTTACTCTGCTTTCGCTTTTTGCGTTTTCTGTTAATGCAGGCGCTGCGTTACCAAAAAAGCAATACAGTACAAAAACCCTTGCTACACAATTACAGTCTCCGTGGAGCATGGTTGAACTAGCAAACGGTACATGGTTAATTACAGAGCGCGATGGCCACGTAGTTATAATTAAAAATAATGCGCAATCAAGAGTAAAACTAAACCTAGAGGGCTTATACCTTGCAGGCCAAGGTGGCTTACTCGATATAGTATTATCGCCAGATTATAGCAATTCCAAAGAAGTAATTTTTACCTACGCCCAAGGCGATGCCAACGCAAACAGGCTTGTTGTTGCCAAAGCCACCTTTAATGGTACTCGTTTTTCAAAGCCGCAAATTATTTATAAAGTAGCTACCAATAAAAACACACCACAACATTACGCTGGGCGCGCCCTTGTACTACCCGACAATACGTTATTAGTTTCAACGGGCGATGGCTTTGACTTTAGAGAGCAAGCACAGGTTATTACCAGCCAGCTTGGTAAAATATTACGTATAAACTTAAACGGCAGTATTCCAACAGATAACCCATTTATTAACCATACAAACCCAAATGCCCATGCTGTTTACTCACTTGGCCACCGTAACCCTCAAGGCCTTGTATATGATTACGATACACAGCAAATTATTAGCCACGAACACGGCCCCGCAGGCGGCGACGAGCTAAACTACTTAACCGCAGGCACCAATTATGGCTGGCCAGTAATTACTTACGGTAGGGATTATTCGCAAGCGCGTATTTCACCTTTTACGCAATACCCAGGCATGCAAAAACCAAGTGTTAATTGGACGCCATCAATAGCCCCATCTGGCATGGCGTATTACGGCTCTAAGCACGCGGCTTTCCCTTCACTACAAAAACATGTGTTAATTACGACTTTGGTTGATAAAAAGCTCTACGCTGTAAATTTAGCTAATGGTGAATTTACCCAGTCTCATATATTCCCAGAGGCCACAGGCCGATTAAGAGATGTGTTTGTAACCACTAAAGGTAATGTAGCAATATTAACCGATGGGGAAGATGCAAAGCTGATGTTAGTTAAATCAAATTAG
- a CDS encoding reverse transcriptase domain-containing protein, producing the protein MIQQAIAQVISPYFEPLFSPHSYGYRPHKRASQAVNHVQSCVKQGYKTAVDIDLSKFFDEVNHDMLMNRVGRKVKDKALMRLLGKYLRAGIAERETGLWFESTKGVPQGGPLSPLLSNILLDELDKKLTYKHLKFARYADDIIILVKTKSEGLIIQREITAFITQRLKLKVNESKSRVGPVSGSKFLGFTFRYAQVQIHEQALKKFKANVRELTNRNWGISMTLQIHKLTQYLRGWGHYYLIANAYQLTVDLDHWIRRRIRMCYWRQWRKPRTKVRSLMKLGVSERLAIACGITSKGPCRSSKTKGINIALGNDYLASQGLVSLKDIWINIHYGR; encoded by the coding sequence GTGATCCAACAAGCTATTGCTCAAGTGATTAGCCCTTACTTTGAGCCTCTATTTTCACCACATAGTTATGGTTATCGCCCTCATAAAAGAGCCAGCCAAGCAGTAAATCATGTTCAATCTTGTGTTAAACAAGGTTATAAAACAGCAGTTGATATTGACTTGTCTAAGTTCTTTGATGAAGTAAACCATGACATGCTGATGAATCGTGTTGGTCGTAAAGTCAAAGACAAAGCACTCATGCGCCTACTTGGTAAATACCTCCGAGCGGGGATCGCAGAGCGCGAAACGGGTCTGTGGTTTGAGTCAACCAAAGGAGTCCCTCAAGGTGGGCCATTATCCCCTTTACTTTCCAATATTTTACTCGATGAATTAGATAAGAAGCTAACCTACAAACACCTTAAGTTTGCACGTTACGCTGATGACATAATCATTTTAGTAAAAACGAAAAGCGAAGGACTCATAATCCAACGGGAAATTACTGCGTTTATCACTCAGCGATTAAAACTCAAAGTGAATGAATCGAAAAGTCGAGTCGGTCCCGTATCAGGCTCGAAATTTCTCGGGTTCACATTCCGTTACGCTCAAGTGCAGATCCACGAACAGGCGCTAAAGAAATTTAAAGCAAATGTAAGAGAACTCACTAACCGCAACTGGGGGATCTCAATGACCCTACAAATTCATAAACTCACGCAGTATTTACGCGGCTGGGGACACTACTACCTAATAGCCAACGCTTATCAACTAACAGTGGATTTAGATCATTGGATCCGTCGTAGGATAAGAATGTGCTACTGGCGGCAATGGCGTAAACCTCGCACCAAAGTACGCAGTTTAATGAAATTGGGTGTTAGCGAGCGACTCGCCATAGCCTGTGGTATCACCAGTAAAGGCCCTTGTAGAAGCTCAAAAACAAAAGGAATTAACATTGCGCTAGGTAATGACTATTTAGCATCACAAGGTTTAGTGTCATTGAAAGATATTTGGATCAATATTCATTACGGGAGATGA
- a CDS encoding GIY-YIG nuclease family protein, with amino-acid sequence MKIERIRKCEHGKFIADIHLENGEYYFTTEHFPTFKEAEEWVTNWCDWANKVSLGSIDSIYYVIQVPDSWAGPPKSAHPLHGLFIKIGRSKNVLQRLQNLQTGTYGELIIGALEPGGSARESELHKKFSHLRRHGEWFSCNEELFLHVFRTWYRNKMLPPEHQQQIITLGERSNAYRYMRDIIGGAPDTVNPSLDDEWHGTTFVDLVYSSLAKSLK; translated from the coding sequence GTGAAAATTGAGAGAATTCGTAAATGCGAACATGGAAAATTTATCGCTGATATACACCTCGAGAATGGAGAGTACTATTTCACAACTGAACATTTTCCAACTTTTAAAGAAGCCGAAGAATGGGTAACTAATTGGTGTGATTGGGCAAATAAAGTTTCCCTTGGATCTATTGATAGTATTTATTACGTAATTCAAGTTCCTGATTCATGGGCTGGTCCCCCAAAAAGTGCACACCCCTTACACGGTTTATTTATAAAAATAGGACGTTCAAAAAATGTACTTCAACGTTTGCAAAACCTCCAAACAGGAACATATGGGGAATTGATTATTGGCGCTTTAGAACCCGGAGGTTCTGCTCGTGAATCTGAACTGCACAAAAAGTTCTCACACCTTCGACGTCATGGTGAATGGTTTTCTTGTAACGAAGAGCTTTTTCTACATGTATTTCGTACGTGGTATAGGAATAAAATGCTTCCGCCTGAGCATCAGCAGCAAATTATAACGTTGGGAGAAAGAAGTAATGCATATCGATATATGCGAGATATTATTGGTGGAGCACCTGATACAGTAAATCCATCACTTGACGATGAATGGCACGGTACAACTTTTGTTGATCTTGTATATAGTTCTTTGGCAAAGTCGTTAAAATAG